TGGTGGCCGACTGCGCCCCCTTGGCCTGCTTCAGGAATACAAGCCTCGATGGCATTTATGCCTGCATGGTTCTCGAGCACCTGGAGCGATCAAAATTGAAACCGTCATTGCTCTCATGGAAAAGGGCCTTACGCTCTGGTGGGAAGCTGCGTCTCAGCGTGCCGGACTTCTACGCCTGTGCGCGGTGGTATCTGCGCCACCCAGAGCGAAGCGTAGACGAAATTCTCGGCATTCTCATGGGCGGAGAAAAAAACGCCTATGACATTCATCACAATCTGTTCGACCTGAAAAAACTTCACGGGTTGCTCAGAGATGTGGGCTTTGTGGATATACGGCGCTGGGAGTGGCAGGAGACGCCTCCGCATGACACGTTTGATGATTTCTCGCGGGCCTACATTCCGCATATGGAATTCAAGACTGGCTCTCTCATGGCCCTGAACGTGGAGGCGAGGAACCCGTGACCGGCATTCCAGTCCCGCGCACCATGGGGCAACTCCTGATCTTCTTGGAACGCGAGAAGATGGAGATGACACCATACGGCCTTGCCATGGCTGTTGTTTTTGACTTTCTTCAAGGGACCGACAACTACCGGCACTTGTGGGCCGTAAAAAACAGGCGATTCAAGACGAGGAGGATAAAATCATGCCCCAAGAACCGCTGCCAATGCCCCTAGAATCGATTTCTGCGGCTCCGGTCGTCCTAGCCCCTTGGTCCGACAACTATGCCAAATGGTATGACATGGTGCATTACGATCATCCGTATAGCGTAATAGCAAATAAGATCAATGACTTGGCTCGAAGGCGGTGGGGGACAAACAAGCGGGTTGTTGTCGAGGTGGGTTGTGGGACGGGCACGCTCACCTATTTTCTACGCCATCGATTGCCTGCGGACTGGGTGCTTATGGGCTGCGATCCATCGAAGGGAATGCTCGACATGGCCCACAATAAATATCCGTCGATGCGGTGGGAGCATGGAACATTCCCATTTGAGGGCAACGCGGATCTCATCGTAGCGTCGTTCAATGTTGTCAACTACGTGGAGGATCTCGGGGCGTGGATGACCGATGCTGTTGGTGCTCTGACCAACGACGGCATGCTTCTTTTCGACGCCCTGGATGCCGAGGACGTGTTGCGAAATGGGATGAAGAGACTCTCGAAGTGCGGAACTCAGGGGCGTTACAGGTTTTCTTGTGATATGGCGCCTGAGCGGGACGGCGAGAAAGCCAAACTGAACTACCATGTGACGATTACGAAGGATCGGAAGCCGCATCTGGAGTTCAAGACGACCCATAAGATTGTGCTGTGGACGATGCGTCGCTTATTCGACTGCATGCCGGCGAAGACCTACGTGCGCGTTGAGGACTGGGGTCCGACGCGTTTCTATGTGGTGACGAGGAGGCCGTGATGGGGTTGGTCCTGGAACGAAACTCTGACAGCCCGATCTGGATCGGGGACGACATCACCGTTCAGATTGTGAGTGTGAAGAACAAAAGAGGAAACCCCGTATTTGGGGCCGGTGTAAAGGTGCTGATCCATGCGCCCCCCAGTGTCCGCATAGAGCGAGACGAGTTAAGAAAGTCGAGGTTGGCTCTTGAGCAACAAAAATGACATCTTGACGGACTTCAACCGCGCGCGGCACATCCATCAAAGGATGAAGAAGATTCGTTCAGCCGTGCGGGAATTGCTCTTGGAGCTTGAGGCATACGTGACACTTTGTGACGATTGTCACGCAGAACTTGAGGGCATACGGAAGCGTCAGGCGAAGAGATTTGAGGGGCTACGGTGAAGATCAAACTGTTCGACCGGGCGTTCAGCGACGAGGACAAGGCGAACGTAGAAGTGGCACTATCATCGGGATGGGTGACTGAGGGACCGTGGGCGGAGAGGGTCGAGGACCGTCTTATGAAGATTACGGGGTCCAGGCATGTCATTCTCTTTCCATCCGGCACGATTGCGCTCTGGGCTGCGTTCAGGACTCATGCGAACATGACGGCACGAAGTGTGGACCCGCATGACGTCGTAAACCGTGGACCCAGCGTTGCGTGCATCCCCGACCACACGTTTTGCGCGACCTTGGCCGCAGCCTTGGAAGCTGGTTGGTTGTGCAGGCTCGTGGACTCCGACATGAACTCGATGGAGGTATCGGGCGAGTTGACCGTTCCGGTGCACCTGTACGGCTCGATAATGAAAATTCCCAATGGCGTGAAACCCGGTGAGCGGATCGACG
This is a stretch of genomic DNA from Candidatus Eisenbacteria bacterium. It encodes these proteins:
- a CDS encoding methyltransferase — encoded protein: MIGVDIRLEAGAARVVADCAPLACFRNTSLDGIYACMVLEHLERSKLKPSLLSWKRALRSGGKLRLSVPDFYACARWYLRHPERSVDEILGILMGGEKNAYDIHHNLFDLKKLHGLLRDVGFVDIRRWEWQETPPHDTFDDFSRAYIPHMEFKTGSLMALNVEARNP
- a CDS encoding class I SAM-dependent methyltransferase, translated to MPQEPLPMPLESISAAPVVLAPWSDNYAKWYDMVHYDHPYSVIANKINDLARRRWGTNKRVVVEVGCGTGTLTYFLRHRLPADWVLMGCDPSKGMLDMAHNKYPSMRWEHGTFPFEGNADLIVASFNVVNYVEDLGAWMTDAVGALTNDGMLLFDALDAEDVLRNGMKRLSKCGTQGRYRFSCDMAPERDGEKAKLNYHVTITKDRKPHLEFKTTHKIVLWTMRRLFDCMPAKTYVRVEDWGPTRFYVVTRRP